TAGGCCTCTGCACCCTTCTGAAACTACACAGTTAGCCAAGTCTACCAATTAACTCTGCCTACCTCGCCGATAGGACACCGCATACCTCGGCACCTCAAATTGAGGTAGACACCGATCATCAGCCACCGGAGCCGACGCCGTCAGTTGCAGTGGAATTTCCCCCGCCCACACCGGCAGTGCGTAATCCTCCGGCGCGTCAATCGGTGGCCCCGTGCGTACCTTAGCCGAGGCTTCAGCGATCGCCAGCGCCAGCACCAGCGTGCCAGCTAATTCCTGGGGGTTGGGGGGGCGTACCTCCGCCCAGCGATCGCACACCACATGGTCGGTAAACGCCTTGAGCGCCGTCAGCTTTTCGGTCGGGTCATCCACCCGAGTTGCAGTGCCAAACAGCACCACCGAGCGGTAGTTCATCGAGTGGTGAAAGGCCGATCGCGCTAGCACCAACCCATCCAGCAGCGTCACTGTCAGGCACACCTCCACTCCTTGATCTAGAGTACGCAGCATCCGGCTAGCGGGGGAACCGTGGATATAGAGTTTGTCCTCCAAGCGGCCATAGGCGGTGGGAATCACAAAGGGTTGCCCTTCGACAACAAAGCCCAGATGACAGATCAGCCCTTCATCGAGAATGTCGTAGATCTGTTGAGGATCGTAGCTGGCCCGTTGAGGGACGCGTTTGACTTGGGTGCGAGGGGTAGAGGACTGAGCCATGGGTGAGAGTTCCTAATGAGAGAGAGGGATATTAAAGCGTGGCAGGGAGATGGGCGATTAGGGCTTGGGCAGTGGAGTAGGTTTGCAAGGCAGTGATGATGTTGGGATGCGGCTCGACATAGAGGTTGGGATAGTCCACTTCGCCGCAGCGGGGGCGGATGGGGAAGGCGAGCTGTTCGCGATGCCAGCAAAATTCTGCTTGCACCCCTGGTTTATTGCCTCGGGCATCTAATCGCACCCAGCGGCGTAGCTCTACCAGATAAACTGCATTCAGGCCGTGCAAGGTAAATCGGTCGGGCTGGGCATCGTCGAATACCAGGCGCTGGTAGCAAAAGCCGGTGGGAATGCCGCAACTGCGCAGCAGCGCCGCCAGCAGGTGGGCCTTGGCAAAGCAGAAGCCGTGGCCCTGGTGCAGCACTTCGGATGCGGTGCAGGTGACGCGCGGATCGCCAATGTCGCAGGTGTGGGAAATGCGATCGCGCACCCACTCGTACAACACCCTGATTTGGTCTGGAACGGAGGAAATGCCCTGGGTTAAAGATTTCCCTAACGTCGAAATGCTCGAATGTTGCCAGTCAATCACCGCTGAGGGGGCAAGGTAGTCTGCTAAATGGTTGGATTCTGAAATCAGGGAAAGCGTCATGGTAGTTGGGTTGAATTTGGAGCTGTAAGCTGTTTGGGTGGAACATGTCAGACAAATAAATCGCTTGCTTGATCAGTCTTTCATTCATCCTTCTGCCTTCTACTATCTGTCTTTTCCTGTAGATCGAGTTCCATCAAATTGCTGTCGCTGAAGCCTAGTCGCTGATAGAGTGGGCGGGCCTTGGGGGCAGCGTTTAGCACCACTTTGGTGCAGCCAATGCCCTGTAAATGCTCCACCACAAGCTGGATCAGCCGGGTGGCGATGCCCCGATGGCGATAGTCAGGCTCCACATAGACGCCCCAGATATAGCCGTATTGGCGATCGCTGGGGAAGATAATCCAGGGATACAGCCCGGCGAACCGCTGCCCTCCCGCAGAGCCGACAATAGCCTCTTCTACTTCAGCCACAAAGGCCCGGTAGTGCAGGTGATGAAGGAGCGATCGCAAACGGCATTGCAGTCTTGACCACCATCATGGCGTCAGGTTTACCGCCCCATAGCCCCACGGCTAGAGAGCTTGCCAATAGCACCTGATGGCAGAGGCCGCCATCACTGTTGGGTCTGCGATAGTAAGCAGTTTCAATTCTGGAAACAGCAGGGGCAAACAACTTGCTACTCAGCATAATAGACGTTAACCGCCAGCGTCAGGAATCATCCTTGTCGTCGGTGAGGTACCGTAATAGCCTTATTTTCCGTCGTTCCAGGGCAATTGCCATCGGTCAGGGAAGACAGGCTACCCCTATCCTCGGTTTTGGCAGGGTTGCTTGTATCAAGTGACGGCAAATTCCGCCAATGCCTTTTTTTCCCCACCATTATGAAATTCTCTCCACGACTCCCGATTGTGGCCGGTATGGTTCTGTTCTGTATGGTGTTGCCCGCCTGCACTGGGGCACCGCCGCCGGCTCCTATAGCAGAAGCGCCCGCTGCGGTTGATGGTGCGATCACAGGCTGGGCCGACCTCTTGGGGCCAACCTCGGCTCCCGAAAACTGGCAGGTAGAACCCTGCGAAAATCCGGTACTGCTCTGCGTCACTGCCAACGGCGAGATTCTCGGCACTGTCGAGCGCTTTAGCCATCCCCTCAGCGCGGCGGATTTGCCAGGGGGAGTGCCCCCCACATCAGCGGCCCAGCGGCAGTTTCTCGAAATCTGGGTGGCGGATCACTACGCAGCGATGGAAAGCGATCGCGCCGGGGCTGATCCCAACCTTCAGTTCTCGGCAGAATCGCCAGAACCCGCTAGGGTCGGCAGTTTGCCAGGTCTGCGCTACGGCTACACCATCACCCATCCCAACGGCAAGGTGTTTGATCGCACCGTGGGCTACGTGGCCACCGATGGCGATCGGGTCTATGTCTTCGTCACTGGTGTCATCAGCGGCGACCCCAGCGGGTCT
This sequence is a window from Leptolyngbya sp. CCY15150. Protein-coding genes within it:
- a CDS encoding pyridoxamine 5'-phosphate oxidase family protein codes for the protein MAQSSTPRTQVKRVPQRASYDPQQIYDILDEGLICHLGFVVEGQPFVIPTAYGRLEDKLYIHGSPASRMLRTLDQGVEVCLTVTLLDGLVLARSAFHHSMNYRSVVLFGTATRVDDPTEKLTALKAFTDHVVCDRWAEVRPPNPQELAGTLVLALAIAEASAKVRTGPPIDAPEDYALPVWAGEIPLQLTASAPVADDRCLPQFEVPRYAVSYRRGRQS
- a CDS encoding transglutaminase-like domain-containing protein; this translates as MTLSLISESNHLADYLAPSAVIDWQHSSISTLGKSLTQGISSVPDQIRVLYEWVRDRISHTCDIGDPRVTCTASEVLHQGHGFCFAKAHLLAALLRSCGIPTGFCYQRLVFDDAQPDRFTLHGLNAVYLVELRRWVRLDARGNKPGVQAEFCWHREQLAFPIRPRCGEVDYPNLYVEPHPNIITALQTYSTAQALIAHLPATL
- a CDS encoding GNAT family N-acetyltransferase, which produces MAEVEEAIVGSAGGQRFAGLYPWIIFPSDRQYGYIWGVYVEPDYRHRGIATRLIQLVVEHLQGIGCTKVVLNAAPKARPLYQRLGFSDSNLMELDLQEKTDSRRQKDE